The window TATAGCCGCAATCGagagaaattccaatttatatTTGATTCGCCCTCGTATAAAGGTCGCTCCCAACATTCATACCACTAAAAGTTTGATCAATACTGAACCTTCGCCCTTAACACACTTTCCAGCCACTCTGCCGTTATTTCTTCacaatttcctaaaaatctAATCTCCAATTTCTGCAATTAAAATCATGGAAGTGAAAAAACAAGAAAGTAATATCAACAATGGACTAACTTTTGTTAAAGCAGAGGTCATCCCGGACCTAGATAAAGATCACATAACTATAAGCGAATTCCTTAACTTTCTCAAAACCGCGTATCAGTTACACGGGCCAATTGAGGGTATTCTCATGGAAGGAAGCATGTACGAAGCGGTTAAATGGCTCAAATCCAAGGAAGCTGAGTTTGCTTCGAAAGGTGATAGCCCGGGTCTAGAAACATCAGACATGCTGCTTCAGAAATCCACCTCAGACGAAAAAGAACAGAAAacagatttaagaaaaaaaacttcatgtgAAGTAGGACCAGATTCAGATGTTTTGAAAGAGAAGTTAATTGAGGTTCTTTCGGAGGGACTGTTGGATTCGGTTCTCCCATACCTGGTGCATAATACCCAAACCTTGAAGAAAAGCACACTTCATATGAAACTTCCAGAGAAAAACCCGCACCAGACAGTTTTTCCTGCATCCAATGACCGATTGGCTCGTAGAAAATCTACAGGCGATGCTGCCAGCTCTGTAAGCAAGGGGATCGTTACGAAATCCGAATCTGAAGTGGAAATACATGTCTGCGATGAGGTGAAAAACTTGAAGAAAACTTTCATTTGCGATGAAAGGCTTTTAATTGAGAAGATGGGCTATTTTGCTGAGGTGACTTTAGGGCAAAAGTTGGAAGATATGGACATATCAGTGCACTGcgacattaatattttcgaatggCTTATGCAATGGGTGAAAAAAGGCTCCCTTCTCGAAGCTGATTGGCCGCAGTTGGACTCCCAATGTGTGATCCCTATTTTGGTATCAGCAGCTTTCCTGCAAATGGAGCCACTACTTCAGGATTGCTTGCTTTACTGCCACGAGCACATGAATGAAATACTCAGAACCTCTACCAATTTAAGCTGCTTGAATGACTCAGTCCTAACAAGACTTGCTGCAATGTATACAAATACCGAGGTTGAGTGTATTAAGGACCGGAAAGATAAAATTCAGTCGCGCCTCTTTGCTAAATTAATTCAGTCATTAGGAGAGCCAGAACCGGAAAGTGTGAGGGGGCACTGGTGTTCTTTAGCCAGAATTTTCCGTTGTGAGAAGTGCCAACAGCTGATAACTCCTCATTTTGCTGCAAAGATACCTTGCGTTCCATCCTGCATGCGATTGCAACCCGATGGGTGTATTGTGAGTCTCCATACTAGAGATCAAAACTGGAATATCAATGACTACATCATGAAGTTGCATGACTCTCTTAAAACATGGAGGAAAGTTTACTGGAGACTTTGGGGGGACGCGCATTTTCTTTATTGTACGGTGTGTAAGAGATATTTCCCGGCCAATCAAATTAGTTGGTGTCAATATCATCCTGATGCCCCACAGTTCTTCACCCTAGACGCCCAAAAGGCTCCTCTGCCAATAGGCCGTTATCCATGTTGCGGAGAAAGAGCTTACAGATTTCAACTTTTGGAGAACTACTCTGCCTGCCAATTCAGGCAGCACTGTGTCAGTGTTGAAGATGTAAGGCAATCGGCCATCTCCAGTATGTTGGAAAGCTACAAGCAACTGATAGAAGAAGAACCCCCAGAATTGCTTTTTCCAGAAAGGCTTACAAGATTAGTAGCCCGGGACGTAAACCCAAGCTCAGAAAAATTTATCTGCAAGGAAACTTTCTGGTGGGATGGATTTGAAATTGTTCCACCAAGACCTACAATGGGTCTCTTAACATCCTTTGCTAGTCGCACAGGAGTTGGAGACGTGGAGTCAGTATCATCTGATGAGAGCACTACAGAGGAAAACACAGAAGAAGAAACAgcatcttcaaattctttaGAAAGCGAAGAAGGGAGTACAGAAAGTAACCCTCCTCCTAAAAAGACACTCATCAATAAATGCAAGAAACGAGGGAATGGAAAGTTGTGGCAGCACAATTTGTCCGCAAGAAGTAATCAAGACATTCAGCGAGCGTACGAGGAATCTATGCTGAAAGATATGGCCctaattttgaacaaaaagatGTTGAATGAGGGCCCAAGGAATACTAAAAACATATCGCGAAGTAATGGAGCTTTGGGAGGGTTGTGGATGAGGCTTGAAGCAGAATGGAGGGAATCTTTAAATCAGAAAGAGATGCTATTAAAACCGAAAAATATTAATCCTGTAAGGGTGAATAAACCACggtcaaagttttaaatttactacaaaaactcataatgcAGGTGGATTAGTAATTtacataatgtaataaataaattccgtACTTAATAGAAAGAAAACTGTTAAGAATACTTGTTTGAGGGCGCATTTGGAGAGAATGAATTACTTGCAAGtctatttgtttctttttctttataattatCACAGAGTTTAAGACTTACTTTTGTTTAACATTACATAGAAATGTGCTCATTCCCAACTTAAAATTGATTGCAGACTCAAGTAATTTCATTACTTGTTGTGAGTTAGTGActtgagaaataaaataatggggACAGTAACGTTATTTGCCAATCTCTTATGTTAACTCTTCCAAGAACTTCCATTCGTAAGCagcaaaatattatatttgggTAAGCAATGGAAAGGCATGTGCATATTTTCTGAACAATCACAAAAGAATTACCTATCAGGTCTCAGCAAATTTCACTTACCTTGCTTGCATTTGAAGAACACTGAAAAACTCTGGTGTCAggaaaaataagtaatttaaaggcatgtttaatatttcccaAATCTCGAACATTTACCACAGCCAAGCTGCTTAATTCATATAAGCTCTCAAAGGCATACCTCATTAATCCTCTTGCATTTGAATTCCGGTTTGTCACCATTAAACTATCATTAAAAAGATACATGTGTACAAATTTTAAGGCAGTATTTTCAGTTGCATCTATTTCCAAGAGGTCTCCTTCAGAAATTAATGTTCTGCCTGGTGCTTCTACTACCTCTTTACAGCCCTCAACTTTCTCTAATATTGCTGCTAGTTTCAGCttgttttcttcttcaatGTCTTGTTCGTCCAATTTTTCATtcctttcaatattaaactGGGCCCTGTCTTCTAAAATTGATGTTGAAGATAGTGCTGTTAATAGAGACTTTTGTTCAGACAGCAGATGGGACAATTGATACATTTCGCTTTCGAGATGAGAAATCTCTTTAGCAGTTTCAATAAATTGAACATAGTTTTGGTAGacgtttttctttaagttATTGCTGGTATCATCAGCGAgcacttgaatttttttctttatatttttgagtTCTGACCCGCCCACATAATTTTGAGAGATGtcttttacatatttttctgGAATGAATTCAGAGGCACTTAACAACTGGAAATTGGGCTCTTTAGGCATAtccatttggtaaagttactTGCTAAATATGTGTTATTcccaaataaataattcaagaaaaacttctaaatcataagtttatttatttacttttcaatCAGCTgtgtttatgtttatttaatgtgATATTAGCTGAAAACTGTCATGGTGACAATAGgcgttttcaaaaataatgattgAGATGTAATTTGATCCATATCAGCTGATTATGAATAATTCGATTGTCTGGTTATCTCTAATTTATTGGATCAGCTGATTAGGATCAATCCGATCCAGACCATCGTTTCCGAAAAGGCCTAATGCCATTTTGGTAGCCTTTCGACTGTCAGCTAATGATGCTTTGGTATTAGGTAAGCCTCAGTCTCGATGTATAAGACTGATATTTACTAATAAATATGGGGCCAAAACTTTAGAAGTCTTGATTTCGGTTTGGCCAAGTCGTGTCTGTTTCTAAATTTAGTGCCCTTTTGAgcgcttcaaagtttaactAGATCTCAAGAAGCTACTTTATACTAACAAGCACAGAAACCACCATAAAACTCAGGTTTGTTTTGATTAACTAATGGAACAATATCAAATATCTTTGAAGAATCGTTTAacataattagtttttatagAATGATTACTCACATTgcctaattaaatatttcaagaacgGCTCGAATCTAATCCTGAAAGTGTGTTTCTAAATGATATTCAAAATCATACACCTCAAAAATACcaataaatacataattttgcCATTCTggttaagttaaaaatttacttattgaATTAAAGGATGTAAAACTGTACAgtctaatttattatttaacaaataccCTAAACTGCTACAACTACCTAGGACGTATTTTTTCATACATAAAACTTTGTaatctattttttaatgtttggcGCCtggtaaaatgaaaattatccaATGCGAACTCGTAAAATTCGTTCTCCATTTGCCAAActtgattttgtttaaatttatttacagtttcTCCTGAAGGTAAATCCTTCTGTACTGTCTGTCTGAGATGGGATTTATTGCTCTGGACAAAATGGTCTAAAGCACCTTTAAACATTCTTGGCAATGATACCTCTAATACAGATATAAAATCGTCCAATTCTTCTGTTACTCCTActaagaaataattatttacaaggTTCTTTTTGGCCTCTGTTAGGGCCCATTTGTTTCCAGGCTTcctaaaattaacaaaactctAATATATTGCATTCATTACATATATATTCTTTCATACCAGCAGTTTGCTGCATGACCACAAAAGAATGGTACTTGAAGCCACATTGCACTCGGATCACATTCAGGAAGTCCCTTTTTGACACATTCATCAAATGTCTAAAAAGTTGgtcaaaattcaaataccGTTAGGCAtttcaatgttattttttaaggtttaaCTTACCATTGTATTTCCCGCTTTTTTTCTTACTAAATGTGGTCTGAAATTGTCACcatatcttaaaaaatagTAGTAAGAAATGAATCTATCTAATGGTCTGCGAAGAATGTTTATGTACAGAGGTTTTGGGGCCCCAAATCTACAATTTAATAGTTCTAAAATTTGCGtacattaaaagtttaattaatacaACATACTTGTTAAAATCTATGTAAGCAAAATGTCCATGATATAAGGCTGGTTTTATTGCATCCCATTCAGTAACATTAGaaacaaacttaatttgaTTGTTCAAGGACAAAACATGACCATTTCCAGTTACATTAACATGTAAAACATGATATTGACTTTTTTTGCAAAGATCATAAGCTACTCCCACAAAGCTTGTAGATCCAGTTTTTGGTACCCTGTTATACAATAGtacaatattttcagaattatttGTTGCTGCACCTGGAGAATTGAGTAGCACCTTATCAGGCTTTTTGGCAAGATTctctgaaattttttatttaaattagcaCATTTAGCCAAAATGGCCAATTTACAATTGTGATGTaaagatgaaaatattgagtttatGTAGTGTTGGTTATCCATTTTATGGAGATCTCACATCTCAAATTGGTTCTACATGTAATGGTGTTCAGTTAACAGAATTACAATTAAAGGCCAAACAAGCCAACTGTGGCAGATTTCGGATAAGCTGGCAGCTCAAGTCATCCCATAGAGATATTGCTTAGTCTATATAAACCAAGCAGAAAACCTGAACAAGGAGTGTTGAGAACACTAACATTTTCCATAACTTTGCACAGAAGACAAAGTAGTAACATTTTACAGATTGCTTGGGTTATCCAGAGTTTTCCATATCTCTGACAATCTAAAGACAACTTTGCACACTTTTATGCTTTACATTTATCTATAATCATGATTTTAATTGTGccaaatgtaaaataaaaggataatttttgtttgtaataaaataatttaaaggtgGAATCTTAGAAGAGTAAACTTATTAGTAGGCAAATTTTTGAGACAAATGAAGTAGCATGTTTTGATATAAGATGACAGTTATGCAGACATTTCTTACAGTAAGCAAGATCTTCATAATGTAGAGTCTTCATATTTCTCCatagtgtttaaaaaaacatctcGCCAAATATTGTACCTACAGGCTCAAATGGGGATTTTCGTATTCTGCAGTAAACTTGTCATCAAATCTCATACAATGTGGATATGCAGTCACAAAAAACTATCCAAAGCTATGAAATATGCAAGAAATTGTGTTATTTCATAATAATGACTCACCTAGACTTTGAATTCTCTCTTgtaatcttatgatttggagttggAATATTGTGAAGACAGCACTGACAAAAATTAGAATAAgaaatactttaaatttaagagTTAGCATAACTATTGACTTAACTCTTTTTGCGTTATTTTAGCAATTATATGATTTGTTAAAACATAGTGGTAGTAGATTGTATCATTTGCGACCACTTGGGTGCAAATCTTCTTTTTGTTccattgctttttttttaagtttattataaTGCCCCTCTGTAAGCAGCGTTTTGAACATACATAATTTACGTACGTTATTgattattcagaaaaattcaaataataaaaaaatgttgacaaATATCACGTAAACACTcaacaaaacttgaaaatcgTAATAGCAACAAAAATAAGTCTCGTAAAATGTCAAACTTATGAATTTGGCTTTCATAAGTATTTGCACCAGAAAGTGTCACAATCTGATAACTGGATGGTGTTCTTAGTGTAGGTTTATTATTGGGCACTATGAATTCTGTCTCTGTCTTTTAAGTGAATTTTATAGATGTTATTCACTCTTACTAACCCAAAGTGTGATctcgtattaaaaaaagattttgaatctttaacaaatatttattttttaaaatcccgATGATTTCCCTATACTTCACTTACTCCCTGTTCTGGTTTAACTCGATATCCCCTAAACCAATTTTCCAGGCATTTGTCAAATTAACAGCTGGCTGATCAGCTGTTGTTATGGTTTTTTGATGGAAgctagtttttttaaaattaatgtttaactacattttttctgtgactttaacaataaaataactaCAATTCGAATCTTATGACGAacacatttcaaaaagaataGCTGACTGCAAAGGCTGAACGCTAGGCATAAG of the Euwallacea fornicatus isolate EFF26 chromosome 9, ASM4011564v1, whole genome shotgun sequence genome contains:
- the LOC136341125 gene encoding SANT and BTB domain regulator of class switch recombination, whose product is MEVKKQESNINNGLTFVKAEVIPDLDKDHITISEFLNFLKTAYQLHGPIEGILMEGSMYEAVKWLKSKEAEFASKGDSPGLETSDMLLQKSTSDEKEQKTDLRKKTSCEVGPDSDVLKEKLIEVLSEGLLDSVLPYLVHNTQTLKKSTLHMKLPEKNPHQTVFPASNDRLARRKSTGDAASSVSKGIVTKSESEVEIHVCDEVKNLKKTFICDERLLIEKMGYFAEVTLGQKLEDMDISVHCDINIFEWLMQWVKKGSLLEADWPQLDSQCVIPILVSAAFLQMEPLLQDCLLYCHEHMNEILRTSTNLSCLNDSVLTRLAAMYTNTEVECIKDRKDKIQSRLFAKLIQSLGEPEPESVRGHWCSLARIFRCEKCQQLITPHFAAKIPCVPSCMRLQPDGCIVSLHTRDQNWNINDYIMKLHDSLKTWRKVYWRLWGDAHFLYCTVCKRYFPANQISWCQYHPDAPQFFTLDAQKAPLPIGRYPCCGERAYRFQLLENYSACQFRQHCVSVEDVRQSAISSMLESYKQLIEEEPPELLFPERLTRLVARDVNPSSEKFICKETFWWDGFEIVPPRPTMGLLTSFASRTGVGDVESVSSDESTTEENTEEETASSNSLESEEGSTESNPPPKKTLINKCKKRGNGKLWQHNLSARSNQDIQRAYEESMLKDMALILNKKMLNEGPRNTKNISRSNGALGGLWMRLEAEWRESLNQKEMLLKPKNINPVRVNKPRSKF
- the Hs2st gene encoding heparin sulfate O-sulfotransferase → MLTLKFKVFLILIFVSAVFTIFQLQIIRLQERIQSLENLAKKPDKVLLNSPGAATNNSENIVLLYNRVPKTGSTSFVGVAYDLCKKSQYHVLHVNVTGNGHVLSLNNQIKFVSNVTEWDAIKPALYHGHFAYIDFNKFGAPKPLYINILRRPLDRFISYYYFLRYGDNFRPHLVRKKAGNTMTFDECVKKGLPECDPSAMWLQVPFFCGHAANCWKPGNKWALTEAKKNLVNNYFLVGVTEELDDFISVLEVSLPRMFKGALDHFVQSNKSHLRQTVQKDLPSGETVNKFKQNQVWQMENEFYEFALDNFHFTRRQTLKNRLQSFMYEKIRPR